The Elaeis guineensis isolate ETL-2024a chromosome 13, EG11, whole genome shotgun sequence genome includes a region encoding these proteins:
- the LOC105055886 gene encoding 1-aminocyclopropane-1-carboxylate synthase 3 — translation MNKNLLSRKAACNSHGQDSSYFLGWQEYEQNPYDPISNPDGIIQMGLAENQLSFDLIESWLESHPDPAGFKRDGAHIFRELALFQDYHGLPAFKKALANYMGYLRGNKVRFEPNNLVLTAGATPANETLIFCLADPGEAFLLPTPYYPGFDRDLKWRTGVEIVPIHCSSSNGFQITKTALEEAYQRAKKCNLRVKGVFITNPSNPLGTTTTRPELDTLIDFVLAKDIHLISDEIYSGTTFDSPGFISVAEAMIGRDNVSHRVHIVYSLSKDLGLPGFRVAAIYSGNDDVVAAATKMSSFGLISSQTQYLLSVLLSDKDFTIKYTEENKKRLKERHGQLVDGLRDAGVSCLKSNAGLYCWVDMRHLLKSKTFEEEMKLWKRIVREVGLNISPGSSCHCIEPGWFRVCFANMSIDTLDVALRRLKTFIDSGLSSHDSGRRVRRPSLAKWVLRLSSWDRKSER, via the exons ATGAATAAGAATCTGCTCTCAAGAAAGGCGGCATGCAACTCCCATGGACAGGACTCCTCTTACTTCCTAGGGTGGCAGGAGTATGAGCAGAACCCTTATGACCCAATCTCCAACCCAGATGGAATCATTCAGATGGGCCTTGCAGAGAACCAG CTGTCATTTGATCTTATCGAGTCGTGGCTCGAGAGCCACCCCGACCCAGCGGGGTTCAAGAGAGACGGCGCGCACATATTCCGCGAGCTGGCCCTCTTCCAGGATTATCATGGCTTGCCAGCTTTCAAAAAA GCACTGGCGAATTACATGGGATACTTGAGAGGGAACAAAGTAAGGTTCGAACCCAACAACCTTGTCCTCACGGCGGGTGCCACTCCGGCTAACGAGACTCTCATCTTTTGCCTTGCCGACCCCGGCGAAGCATTCCTTCTCCCAACTCCATACTACCCAGG GTTTGATAGGGATCTCAAATGGCGAACCGGAGTGGAGATTGTTCCCATCCATTGCTCGAGCTCCAATGGCTTCCAAATCACGAAAACCGCTCTAGAAGAAGCGTATCAACGGGCCAAAAAGTGCAACTTGAGAGTAAAAGGAGTCTTCATAACCAACCCATCCAATCCGTTGGGCACCACCACAACCCGACCTGAACTCGACACCCTTATCGACTTTGTCCTCGCCAAAGACATCCATCTCATCAGCGATGAGATCTATTCGGGGACCACCTTCGACTCCCCAGGGTTCATCAGCGTTGCAGAGGCCATGATCGGTCGAGACAATGTTTCCCACCGCGTCCACATTGTTTACAGCCTCTCCAAAGATCTTGGGCTCCCGGGATTCCGAGTCGCCGCAATCTACTCCGGCAACGACGACGTCGTGGCTGCTGCTACCAAGATGTCAAGCTTCGGCCTGATCTCCTCCCAAACTCAGTACCTCCTCTCGGTGTTGCTCTCCGACAAGGACTTCACGATAAAATACACCGAGGAGAACAAGAAGAGGCTTAAGGAGAGACATGGGCAGCTCGTCGATGGACTCCGGGATGCCGGTGTGAGCTGTTTAAAGAGCAACGCAGGGTTGTACTGCTGGGTGGACATGAGACACCTGCTCAAGTCCAAGACATTTGAAGAAGAGATGAAACTATGGAAGAGGATAGTGCGCGAAGTGGGACTGAACATCTCGCCGGGCTCTTCATGTCACTGCATCGAGCCCGGGTGGTTTCGCGTCTGCTTTGCTAACATGTCGATCGACACCCTCGATGTCGCTTTGCGACGCCTCAAGACCTTCATAGATTCCGGTCTCAGCAGCCATGACTCAGGCCGCCGCGTAAGAAGGCCGTCGCTGGCCAAGTGGGTGCTGCGGTTATCATCCTGGGATCGCAAGTCTGAACGATAA